The DNA segment GGTGCCCCGAACAGGTCGGCCACCGCGGCCTGCTGGGTGAGCTCGGTGGACCAGCTGTACAGGCCGACCGAGTCCGGCGTCAGCCGGCGCAGGACGTGGAACAGCGCGATGAAGACCGGGATCTGCGGGAGCAGCGGCAGGCAGCCGGCCAGCGGGTTGACCCCGCGCTCCTTCTGCAGCGCCATCATCGCGGTGCTGAAGCCCTGCTTGTCGCTGCCGTACTGCTTGCGCAGCTTCTGGATCTCCGGCTGGATCTCCTGCATCGCCCGCTGGCTCTTGACCTGCTTGACGAACAGCCGGAACAGCAGCACGCGGATGGTGATGACCAGGAAGACGATCGACAGGGCCCAGGTGATGCCCCCCGCCGGGTCCAGGAAGGTGCTGAACAGTGCGTGCCACTGCTTCATCACCCAGGAGATCGCGGTGTACATCCAGTCAAGCAACGCCAGCCTCCTGCTGCGCTGACCGGCCAGGGGCCGGCGGGGTGTCACCGGGGCGACGAGCGGGGTCGTCGGCCGGGGGCACCGGTGGAGTGGTCGGGTCCGACGCCGCTGTGCACGACGAGTGGGTGGGCTCAGCAGTTCCGGCCCGCGGCGGGACGAGGTCGACCCCGCCGGGGTGCCACGGCGCGCACTTGGCGAGCCGGCGGACCGCGAGCCAGGTGCCGCGACCGGCGCCGTGGACCTCGACCGCCTCGGCGGCGTAGGCGCTGCAGCTGGGCTCGAACCGGCACCGCGGCGGGAACGCCGGGCTGATCGCCCGCTGGTAGAAGCGGACGGCCGCCAGCAGCGCGCGGGCGGCGGTCACGGCCGGCGCGCCCGCGACGAGGCCGGCCGGTCGCCCAGCAGCCGGTCCAGACCGGCGTCCAGGTCGCGCCCGAGCACCGCGAAGCCGGCTCCGGCCGCCTCCGGGCGGGCCCGGACGACCAGGTCGGCCGTGGGGGGCAGCCGGTGCAGCTGGGGGGCGAGCAGGTGCCGCAGCTGGCGGGTCACCCGGTGCCGGCAGACCGAGTTGCCGACGGCCTTGCCGACCACG comes from the Modestobacter italicus genome and includes:
- the yidD gene encoding membrane protein insertion efficiency factor YidD — translated: MTAARALLAAVRFYQRAISPAFPPRCRFEPSCSAYAAEAVEVHGAGRGTWLAVRRLAKCAPWHPGGVDLVPPRAGTAEPTHSSCTAASDPTTPPVPPADDPARRPGDTPPAPGRSAQQEAGVA
- the rnpA gene encoding ribonuclease P protein component; this encodes MLPAQARLRRRPEFTAVVRSGRRAGRPTLVLHYLPERPVVRSGGPLDPPAGPRAGFVVGKAVGNSVCRHRVTRQLRHLLAPQLHRLPPTADLVVRARPEAAGAGFAVLGRDLDAGLDRLLGDRPASSRARRP